Proteins from one Coregonus clupeaformis isolate EN_2021a chromosome 25, ASM2061545v1, whole genome shotgun sequence genomic window:
- the LOC123481864 gene encoding early nodulin-75-like: protein MTNVQPRKSCPSTPSRMETPPPPAERPPAEFLPPDRPLAQFLPPDRPLAQFLPPDRPPAQFLPPDRPLAQALAQFLPPQDRPLAQFLPPDRPLAQFLPPDRPLAQFLPPGQSPGPVPAPQDRPLAQFLPPDRPLAQFLPPDRPLAQFLPPDRALAQFLPPGQTPGPVPAPPDRPLAQFLPPGQSPGPVPAPGQTLGPVPAPGQTPGPVPAPGQTPGPVPATPDRAPVLKERLTVVR from the exons ATGACCAATGTCCAGCCCAGGAAAAGCTGTCCCTCTACCCCGTCTAGGATGGAGACCCCTCCCCCTCCtgcag AAAGACCTCCGGCCGAGTTCCTGCCCCCGGACAGACCCCTGGCCCAGTTCCTGCCCCCGGACAGACCCCTGGCCCAGTTCCTGCCCCCGGACAGACCTCCGGCCCAGTTCCTGCCACCGGACAGACCCCTGGCCCA AGCCCTGGCCCAGTTCCTGCCCCCCCAGGACAGACCCCTGGCCCAGTTCCTGCCCCCGGACAGACCCCTGGCCCAGTTCCTGCCCCCGGACAGACCCCTGGCCCAGTTCCTGCCCCCCGGACAGAGCCCTGGCCCAGTTCCTGCCCCCCAGGACAGACCCTTGGCCCAGTTCCTGCCCCCGGACAGACCCCTGGCCCAGTTCCTGCCCCCGGACAGACCCCTGGCCCAGTTCCTGCCCCCGGACAGAGCCCTGGCCCAGTTCCTGCCCCCCGGACAGACCCCTGGCCCAGTTCCTGCCCCCCCGGACAGACCCCTGGCCCAGTTCCTGCCCCCCGGACAGAGCCCTGGCCCAGTTCCTGCCCCCGGACAGACCCTTGGCCCAGTTCCTGCCCCCGGACAGACCCCTGGCCCAGTTCCTGCCCCCGGACAGACCCCTGGCCCAGTTCCTGCCACCCCGGACAGAGCCCCAGTTCTTAAGGAGAGGCTCACTGTGGTGAGATAG